The Actinomycetota bacterium sequence TCCCCAGCGCCAGCAGTCCCTTCCTCGCCCTTCCGTCAAGGTTGCGCCACTTCTCCATCTCCCCGCCCCTCTCCCGCCTGATCGGTCCACCGGCTCCAGGTCGCGTAAGGTGGCCACCGGGATCCCCTCTGGAGGCAAAGCCGGGCACTCCGCCCCATCCCGCCGGCGGCGGAGAGGCGCCCCGCGGCCCGGCCAACCGATCCGCCGGCCGTCCCGGGATGCCCTATGCATAAACCTATGCATACAGGCGCCAGTAACGGTTGAACATGTCGAGCCAGCTCTTCACCACCCTCGCGTCCCTGCGTATCTCCCGGTACACCGCCCTCATCACGGGGGGCGCCAGGTGTCCCATGAGGCGTATTCCCCAACCCCTGTTCACCCTGCGTCGCATCTCAGCCTCGTCACCGCTCTTCGCCGCCTGCGCCAGGTCCCTGCGGTGCGGATCGCTTATGAGGGCGGTGATGAGGGGGTGTTCGCGCAATCTCCTGTCATAGCGGCTGAGGAAGGACGCGCTGGTGTCGCCCGCCCTCAGGGATTCGATGGCGGTCTGCGCGGCGATCTGGGCGGAGAACCACGCCGTGGGCACCCCGTCCGCTATGGCCGCTGCCTCCAGGCCCGCCGCGTCCCCCAGCAGCAGGATCCCCTCGCCGAAGGTGGGCATGTTCCTCTGGTCCGGGTAAAGCCCCGCATATATGGGACAGGTGTCCCATATGCGGGCCCTCAGCTTGACGCGCGGCTCGTAAAGGTCCCTCCAGCGATCCGTCTGGAAGAATTTCTCGTAGTACCGGTCGAGGAGCTTCACGTTGAGCACCTCCCCGTCGTCGGCCTTGAGGAACTGCCCGATGGTCATGTGGATGCTCTCCCGGTAAGGGAAGATGTACACCGCCGATCCCCGGCCGAGGGGGGCTATCATGCCCTCTTCCGGCATGGCCCAGAAATACTCCAGGTTGTAGCCGCAAACCCGGTCGATGTCCTCCTTGCCCATCTCGAAATCGTAGAGCAGGCAGAGCTCGATGACCTCGGGGCGATAGGGCTTGCGGATCCCCGCCCTGGTGGCCACGAGGTTCTGCACGCCCTCCGCGTCGATGAGTATCCTGCAGCGCAGCTCCTCCCCGCCATCGGTGATCACGCCCCTAACCGCGCCGCCTTCCTTGATGACGTCCACCGCCGCCGTCGAGGTCCTGAGCTCGGCGCCTGCCTCCACGGCCCTCTCCGCCAGCCAGGTGCAGAAAGGGCGGCAGTACACCGTGTACCCGATGGCGATGCGGGGCCCCAGGGGTGCGGGCACCCTGAACGAATTGTCCACCCTGTAGGTCTTCCCGTCCCTTATGAAGATGTTGCGTATCCCGGAAATGGGCCTCTCGATCGGTGGTTCACCGTTCCTGATCCACTCGGGCCCGAAGAGGAAGCCGTAGAAGGGGATGGTGCAGCTCGATATCACCTTCTGTCCC is a genomic window containing:
- a CDS encoding NAD(P)/FAD-dependent oxidoreductase — protein: MMAGAEYDVIVVGAGFGGPVAARECAQAGLSTLLLERASTPGQKVISSCTIPFYGFLFGPEWIRNGEPPIERPISGIRNIFIRDGKTYRVDNSFRVPAPLGPRIAIGYTVYCRPFCTWLAERAVEAGAELRTSTAAVDVIKEGGAVRGVITDGGEELRCRILIDAEGVQNLVATRAGIRKPYRPEVIELCLLYDFEMGKEDIDRVCGYNLEYFWAMPEEGMIAPLGRGSAVYIFPYRESIHMTIGQFLKADDGEVLNVKLLDRYYEKFFQTDRWRDLYEPRVKLRARIWDTCPIYAGLYPDQRNMPTFGEGILLLGDAAGLEAAAIADGVPTAWFSAQIAAQTAIESLRAGDTSASFLSRYDRRLREHPLITALISDPHRRDLAQAAKSGDEAEMRRRVNRGWGIRLMGHLAPPVMRAVYREIRRDARVVKSWLDMFNRYWRLYA